In the genome of Fluviispira vulneris, one region contains:
- a CDS encoding type VI secretion system baseplate subunit TssF, translated as MNFENVMAKHLNEMRHEISSMTSEFPELTQHFGMGHNGLLDTETEKLLEAFSFMLTESEATRKSLMANKVMAFLENVFPEWFRPDISSSVVEFQAYENFDSILNDMKRKEVLSLKLKQDNKDLKFSFLSPKYITPYFIEKSYFSKNMSQAFLHLDFKNKVFASALETTKTMRVYFQFENIENTFSLFNCLIEDENNFTFSSYEVREEIKRKNITLPIFEDRRKESIFFTSKNKLSVFLNVLNKLNHYFYIDINLEEQLSEKRDNFSLIIPLNLYLFDNLLKYNNFAKTNCIPVFSIYQKSITNVNLNINENSATLPVSSLKDDHILEINQSHIYNFKLKTKDPLASDMSIVKEIKFSLDIPFDIRHSFIFNKSSVAPDSLLMTEGLCIDCFEQMQFLNKENMGLTSSDDSRFGHLITEVMPTIFYPEVFYDSEFLNYLYNLNYFIGKKMNNLPKIMEYFKKIKDNYFNYKDPVYKYLNSIVIQDWYIVARMSDEGKPLLISRYRITNKNREDTVNLLLDRIFEKILTEIAESDLVYQFERD; from the coding sequence ATGAATTTTGAAAATGTTATGGCAAAACATTTAAATGAAATGCGTCACGAAATCAGTTCTATGACATCGGAGTTTCCTGAACTGACACAGCACTTCGGTATGGGGCACAATGGACTCCTTGACACAGAAACAGAGAAACTACTTGAAGCTTTTTCTTTTATGCTGACTGAGTCAGAAGCAACACGCAAAAGTCTTATGGCAAATAAAGTAATGGCATTCCTGGAAAATGTTTTTCCAGAATGGTTCAGACCCGATATTTCTTCGAGTGTGGTCGAGTTTCAAGCATATGAAAATTTTGACTCAATATTGAATGACATGAAACGAAAAGAAGTTCTAAGCTTAAAGCTAAAACAGGATAATAAAGATTTAAAATTTTCTTTTTTAAGTCCAAAGTATATAACACCATATTTTATTGAAAAATCTTACTTTAGTAAAAACATGTCGCAAGCTTTTTTGCATTTGGATTTTAAAAATAAAGTCTTTGCATCAGCCCTTGAAACAACAAAAACTATGCGTGTGTACTTCCAATTCGAGAATATTGAAAATACCTTTTCTTTATTCAATTGTCTCATTGAAGATGAAAATAATTTCACCTTTTCTTCATACGAAGTTAGAGAAGAAATCAAGAGAAAAAATATAACTTTACCCATATTTGAAGATAGGCGCAAAGAGTCTATATTCTTTACAAGTAAAAACAAGCTTTCTGTTTTTTTAAACGTCTTGAATAAACTCAATCATTATTTTTATATCGATATTAACTTAGAAGAACAGCTCTCGGAAAAAAGAGATAATTTCAGTTTAATCATTCCTTTAAATCTTTATTTGTTCGACAATCTACTAAAATATAATAATTTCGCTAAAACAAACTGTATCCCAGTTTTTAGCATTTATCAAAAATCTATCACCAATGTAAATCTAAATATAAATGAAAATTCTGCTACGCTACCTGTATCCAGTTTGAAAGACGATCATATATTAGAAATCAACCAATCACACATTTATAATTTTAAGTTAAAGACAAAAGATCCTCTTGCCAGTGATATGTCGATTGTGAAAGAAATTAAATTTTCACTGGATATTCCATTTGATATCAGACATTCATTTATATTTAATAAAAGTTCAGTCGCACCCGACTCTCTCCTGATGACAGAAGGTTTGTGTATTGATTGCTTTGAGCAAATGCAGTTTTTGAATAAAGAAAATATGGGTTTAACAAGTTCAGATGACTCTCGTTTTGGCCATCTCATAACTGAAGTTATGCCGACAATTTTTTATCCGGAAGTCTTCTATGACTCTGAATTTTTAAATTATCTTTATAATTTAAATTATTTTATTGGTAAAAAAATGAATAATCTACCTAAAATTATGGAGTACTTTAAAAAAATAAAAGATAATTATTTTAATTATAAAGATCCAGTTTATAAATATCTAAATAGTATTGTTATTCAAGATTGGTACATTGTGGCTCGCATGAGCGATGAAGGCAAACCACTTTTAATCTCAAGATACAGAATAACAAATAAAAATAGGGAAGACACAGTAAATTTACTATTAGATAGAATTTTTGAAAAAATATTAACTGAAATTGCAGAAAGTGATCTTGTTTATCAATTTGAACGTGATTAA
- a CDS encoding type VI secretion system baseplate subunit TssF yields MNIYQVELARLIEKLKSETNEIGKRNPNLFPALFAKGDAINDPETDRLVESFAYMMAQSNINFVDTSEQMSTNDLSLFLPEWFEPTVSSVILKPKIQDWQQWENFHIKENTAFLSTDPALKDEYPFSNDLPIQFSHIDIEESSFSVINGKHSLVLKFKTLADINRLGKIKIFLDYSKFNFYYRLLDNLILNKNKIEVLHKNEKFVLNPNAISYSFTNMLDRSIYTADNITYYLFQFINYMNNYCFLDIDFSALQMNIENNEEFIVIIPLDDFKNESLDIKNYAHTNCFSCKNYSINRGDPIYLQAGTKPFLTLDKASKKNFIGFDHIQFFDLNHKNVYLRKREDYRLIKKYTKTKNGLEIHFYLKILKKLEKDIIIVPYFKFSNLKEAHFILPGAKMRLKKSSRFEFTTISSPSKTNFYLNPDKNKNFYKSIFNMNMNLLDENIKFSDFMDALKLFSEITQYYKGIISKIIYQFRVAEEVNKKTQIHNVHGCFLHKRYCVTLEIIKKYYEFGGVTLIAKFIEALLNKTSKINSKYSVELRMK; encoded by the coding sequence ATGAATATTTATCAAGTAGAGTTAGCTAGACTCATAGAAAAATTAAAATCCGAAACAAATGAAATTGGTAAAAGAAATCCTAATCTTTTTCCAGCTCTCTTTGCCAAAGGCGATGCCATCAATGATCCAGAAACGGATCGGCTTGTTGAAAGTTTCGCTTATATGATGGCACAAAGTAACATAAATTTTGTTGATACTTCGGAACAAATGTCGACAAATGACCTGAGTTTATTTTTACCAGAATGGTTTGAGCCCACGGTTTCATCTGTTATTCTAAAACCCAAAATTCAGGATTGGCAACAGTGGGAAAATTTCCATATAAAAGAAAACACAGCATTTCTTTCAACAGATCCTGCACTTAAAGATGAATACCCATTTTCAAATGACTTACCCATTCAATTTTCTCACATAGATATCGAAGAATCTTCTTTCTCAGTAATCAACGGTAAGCATTCTCTCGTGTTAAAATTTAAAACACTTGCAGATATAAATCGCTTAGGAAAAATTAAAATATTTCTAGATTATAGCAAGTTCAATTTTTATTATAGATTGCTTGATAATCTTATACTCAATAAAAATAAAATTGAAGTTTTACACAAGAACGAAAAATTCGTTTTAAATCCAAATGCAATAAGCTATTCTTTTACAAATATGCTTGATAGGTCAATTTATACTGCCGATAATATCACGTATTATTTATTTCAATTTATAAACTATATGAACAACTACTGCTTTTTAGATATTGATTTTTCTGCTTTGCAGATGAATATTGAAAACAATGAAGAATTTATAGTTATTATTCCATTGGATGATTTTAAAAATGAGTCATTAGATATTAAAAATTATGCTCATACCAATTGCTTCTCCTGCAAAAATTATTCTATCAACCGAGGCGATCCAATCTATTTGCAAGCAGGAACGAAGCCATTTCTTACGTTAGACAAAGCTTCGAAAAAGAATTTTATAGGATTTGACCATATCCAATTTTTCGATTTAAACCATAAGAACGTTTATTTAAGAAAAAGAGAAGATTATCGTCTCATCAAAAAATATACCAAAACAAAAAATGGACTCGAAATTCATTTCTACTTAAAAATACTTAAAAAACTAGAAAAAGATATTATTATTGTGCCCTATTTTAAATTTTCCAATTTAAAAGAAGCTCACTTTATCCTGCCAGGGGCAAAAATGCGCCTAAAAAAGAGCAGCAGATTTGAGTTTACCACGATTTCAAGTCCATCAAAGACAAATTTTTATTTAAATCCAGATAAAAATAAAAACTTTTACAAGTCTATTTTTAATATGAATATGAATCTACTAGATGAAAACATAAAGTTTTCTGACTTTATGGATGCTTTAAAATTATTTTCTGAGATCACACAATATTATAAAGGAATAATTTCAAAGATAATTTATCAATTTAGAGTTGCGGAAGAAGTGAATAAAAAGACGCAAATTCATAACGTCCATGGATGTTTTCTTCATAAGAGATACTGCGTAACTCTTGAGATAATAAAAAAATATTATGAATTCGGTGGTGTGACTTTAATTGCCAAGTTCATCGAAGCGCTTCTAAATAAGACCTCAAAAATAAATTCAAAATACTCCGTTGAACTAAGGATGAAGTAA
- a CDS encoding GNAT family N-acetyltransferase: MSLKLNKSHYNSNDPTIECIQDQDQVNWYNEQRGKVIINFDKMLFKNILFFCAKVDNSLASWARLIINNNYAVIDDVQTDIIYRRQGFAKKIMNTLIDTSFKKNVSNIVLSASNDGKSLYESFGFKTIADIKVFST, encoded by the coding sequence ATGTCTTTGAAATTGAATAAGTCGCACTATAACTCTAATGACCCAACAATTGAGTGCATACAGGATCAAGATCAAGTAAATTGGTATAATGAGCAAAGAGGCAAAGTTATTATTAATTTTGATAAAATGCTGTTTAAAAATATTCTATTTTTTTGTGCCAAGGTTGATAACAGTTTAGCATCTTGGGCAAGACTCATCATAAATAATAATTATGCTGTCATTGATGACGTACAAACGGATATTATATATAGAAGACAGGGATTCGCTAAAAAAATAATGAATACTTTAATAGATACTTCGTTCAAGAAGAATGTATCTAATATTGTTTTATCTGCTAGCAATGATGGAAAATCATTATATGAAAGCTTTGGATTTAAAACTATTGCTGATATAAAGGTATTTTCTACTTAA
- a CDS encoding PAAR domain-containing protein, with product MKLGIVVQGDSLSSGGVVLPIPRLKPNIMKMPFACLGDKVSCPIPFHGVGTIEEGFEKFKINGMPIALHGHKTSCGCTLVASQFGSKLTIDVPEKTEHTWEVKYKKFIFKDSETSENLQNIQYSIISESGDFRRGYTNESAETKTLMTKESNCKFNLKPQTKIVIE from the coding sequence ATGAAGTTAGGGATTGTTGTTCAAGGAGATTCATTAAGCAGTGGTGGAGTCGTTTTACCTATACCAAGATTAAAACCAAATATAATGAAAATGCCTTTTGCGTGCTTAGGAGATAAAGTCTCCTGTCCTATTCCTTTTCATGGAGTGGGAACAATAGAAGAAGGATTTGAAAAATTTAAAATAAATGGTATGCCAATTGCATTGCATGGTCATAAAACTTCATGTGGATGCACACTTGTAGCATCACAATTCGGCTCTAAGTTAACAATAGATGTGCCTGAAAAAACAGAACATACTTGGGAAGTAAAGTATAAAAAATTTATATTTAAAGATAGTGAAACTAGTGAGAACCTGCAAAATATTCAATATTCAATTATATCAGAGAGTGGAGATTTTAGAAGAGGTTATACAAATGAGAGTGCAGAAACGAAAACTTTAATGACTAAGGAAAGTAATTGCAAATTCAATTTAAAACCTCAAACTAAAATTGTCATTGAATGA
- a CDS encoding tetratricopeptide repeat protein produces MQNSLNDFKSALFAGDFNLAENIGLVQIQQNGEKADWLNEMGLLYLMKGDLPEALRHFDRAIAADHFYIEAQFNAAIILSDLGFYDEASQRFAEACRHEGVLLAQKHFDMAQFYLSMRKLESAEEELRKAIALHNSSDFYIELTRIYIEQKKFDEALLEIDTAISLNLNNPIAENLRSQCLQAKDNFISSDKVPGELNTPPF; encoded by the coding sequence GTGCAAAACTCTTTGAATGATTTTAAATCAGCTTTGTTTGCAGGTGATTTTAATCTTGCTGAAAATATAGGACTTGTTCAAATTCAGCAAAATGGTGAAAAGGCGGATTGGTTAAATGAAATGGGGTTACTTTATTTGATGAAAGGAGATCTCCCAGAAGCTCTAAGACATTTCGACAGAGCCATTGCAGCAGATCATTTTTATATTGAAGCACAATTTAATGCAGCTATTATTTTAAGTGACCTAGGTTTTTATGATGAAGCTTCGCAAAGATTTGCCGAAGCCTGTCGGCATGAAGGAGTTTTGCTTGCGCAAAAACATTTTGACATGGCGCAATTTTATTTATCCATGCGGAAATTAGAATCTGCAGAAGAAGAATTGCGCAAAGCTATTGCTTTACACAATTCTAGTGACTTCTATATTGAGTTGACTAGAATTTATATTGAACAAAAGAAATTCGATGAAGCTCTCTTAGAGATCGATACTGCAATTTCACTTAATTTAAATAATCCTATTGCCGAAAATTTGCGTTCACAGTGTTTACAGGCAAAAGATAATTTTATTTCGTCTGATAAAGTTCCTGGTGAATTAAATACACCTCCGTTTTAA
- a CDS encoding adenylosuccinate synthase — MKLQHGAATLVLGVQYGDEGKGKLVDVLAEQADLVCRVQGGNNAGHTIWVNGEKIVTQLLPSGILRDNCEIGIGAGVVVDPFVLRDELKKVKSQGYDITPERLHVDYRASVILPYHKNLDLKRELERSKNTAKIGTTGRGIGPTYASRAYREGPRIAEISSPENFHAWLNANPHLKEGLEGKVLDEFLETAEALRSYMKDLAMIANNRLAQGARVLLEGAQGAMLDVSFGTYPFVTSSNLVAGSCAGGLGIPPWKISNILGVIKAYSTRVGNGPYPAELFGDFADELRKRGNEFGTNTGRPRSVGWLDLVALRYLSRINGLTGLAIMKADVLSGIEHIGIITAYRDKRTQKEMVGYPMTQSAWENVEPVVEYVDGWECVANGPQLNKQYQAFIKKVEKYIDVPSVYISTGAERSEGLWV, encoded by the coding sequence ATGAAACTGCAACATGGAGCAGCGACACTGGTTCTTGGCGTTCAATATGGTGATGAAGGTAAAGGTAAGCTAGTAGACGTTTTGGCCGAACAAGCCGATTTGGTTTGCCGTGTTCAAGGAGGAAACAATGCTGGCCATACTATTTGGGTAAACGGAGAAAAAATAGTCACACAGCTTCTTCCCTCAGGAATACTCAGGGATAATTGCGAAATCGGGATCGGAGCAGGAGTTGTTGTCGATCCCTTTGTTTTGCGTGATGAGCTGAAGAAAGTTAAATCTCAAGGTTACGACATCACTCCCGAGCGTTTGCATGTAGATTACCGTGCGAGCGTTATTTTGCCCTACCATAAAAATCTCGATCTCAAGCGTGAACTTGAACGCTCTAAAAATACAGCGAAAATTGGAACAACGGGACGAGGAATCGGCCCAACTTATGCCAGTCGTGCTTACAGAGAAGGACCACGCATAGCCGAAATTTCAAGCCCTGAAAATTTTCATGCCTGGTTGAATGCCAATCCACATTTAAAAGAAGGTCTTGAAGGTAAAGTTCTTGACGAATTCCTTGAAACCGCTGAAGCTTTGCGCTCTTATATGAAAGACTTAGCAATGATTGCCAACAACCGATTGGCACAAGGTGCTCGTGTCCTCCTCGAAGGCGCACAAGGCGCAATGCTCGATGTGAGTTTTGGTACTTATCCATTTGTGACTTCAAGCAACTTGGTTGCGGGTTCCTGTGCAGGTGGGCTTGGCATCCCTCCTTGGAAAATAAGTAATATTTTGGGTGTGATAAAAGCCTATTCAACCCGTGTGGGTAATGGTCCCTATCCAGCTGAACTTTTTGGAGATTTTGCTGATGAACTGCGTAAACGTGGTAATGAATTTGGCACAAATACAGGTCGCCCACGGTCTGTTGGCTGGCTCGATCTCGTAGCACTTCGCTATCTCTCCAGAATTAATGGCTTAACAGGTCTTGCAATTATGAAAGCAGATGTGCTTTCTGGTATTGAACATATTGGTATTATCACTGCCTACCGAGACAAACGCACACAAAAAGAAATGGTTGGCTATCCAATGACTCAATCAGCATGGGAAAATGTTGAGCCTGTGGTAGAATATGTTGATGGTTGGGAGTGCGTGGCAAATGGACCACAGCTCAACAAACAGTATCAAGCATTTATAAAAAAGGTAGAAAAATATATAGACGTTCCGAGTGTTTATATCTCTACTGGCGCTGAGCGCAGTGAAGGTCTTTGGGTGTGA
- a CDS encoding contractile injection system protein, VgrG/Pvc8 family, whose amino-acid sequence MDLLGSAVSAAKKLVVKPYPCLDVLSAVENNTGHRFIVEFIADKKIIFESGVSQFEIKESISSLFRIDLRIELSKNEFVKFLSDMQLHGHVIDSENISAYFYFKEIHAHLLNGYSLKVREFNGYIQNFQISSVEHDGVETIILQIAAAPLPAFMQQTNAYRAYVNKTVEEIIEDVFADFCKESLLTEKFKPDFCITYPVKSNRINCVQNGESHWDFVLRLIEEEDWEYVVTFNDKKCEIMIFDEILAPEMLIPTGIKKETTLDLIDDQSVMWETLAEQSFEKKNFLYGLRFINTGIPAPIQVLDSDARRHGVPLKSKEAVSKLPPKHKTPLQLKWTYGQEGAKKYSLTDSSIKFLDRRAEKLELKNTFPTFQASGMTNCLDIYLGSRVNANYDRDKFKKIYGELKKLKNYRVHNLRFVFNCQSQFGKNNCQYYTEMNMHPAEIVYGIKQDYERNYIDGTMHGIVKADDEKIQLDGENNYIKVMLPWQYKGLPVKSDYILARFMSPWASQNYGMFVTPRHGDEVVVSFEDGDPDLPVVLGCLYNQKCKYPVSAKENKHVLAIYDQPSENKKNNFLVMDHKKSSVDIAAAEHMRIRSFGDHLAQSRKTMTMKTSENMLSHSKEQMEFITEKNMFSSSKEEMEFITEKNMLATSKEQMELITEKNMFASSKMQMEFISEKSIHMDAKEQIEHKTDKTMKLDSKQDMSFKTEKNIMAQAVEKIVLEAQKKIEIHVGNSIIEIDSAGKINIKCTELSVESAGLKMELA is encoded by the coding sequence ATGGATTTATTAGGAAGTGCTGTCAGTGCAGCAAAGAAATTAGTGGTCAAGCCTTATCCCTGCTTAGATGTTCTTTCTGCGGTTGAAAATAACACCGGCCATAGATTTATCGTGGAGTTTATTGCCGATAAAAAAATAATATTTGAAAGTGGAGTTTCCCAGTTTGAAATTAAAGAAAGTATAAGCTCTTTGTTTAGAATAGACTTAAGGATTGAACTCAGTAAAAATGAATTTGTAAAATTTTTATCCGATATGCAATTGCATGGACATGTGATTGATAGCGAAAATATATCGGCTTATTTTTATTTCAAAGAAATTCATGCACACTTGCTCAATGGATACTCGCTCAAAGTCAGAGAATTCAATGGTTATATCCAAAACTTTCAAATTTCTTCCGTTGAACATGATGGGGTCGAAACAATCATTCTGCAGATCGCTGCGGCACCTCTGCCTGCATTTATGCAACAGACCAATGCTTATCGCGCTTATGTTAATAAAACTGTCGAAGAAATAATTGAAGATGTTTTTGCGGATTTCTGCAAAGAGAGTTTATTAACCGAAAAATTTAAGCCTGACTTTTGCATTACCTATCCCGTTAAAAGCAATCGAATCAATTGTGTGCAAAATGGAGAGTCACATTGGGATTTTGTGTTACGTCTGATTGAAGAAGAAGATTGGGAATATGTTGTTACCTTCAATGATAAAAAATGCGAAATCATGATATTTGATGAAATTTTAGCACCCGAGATGTTAATTCCAACAGGAATAAAAAAAGAAACCACGCTGGATTTAATCGACGATCAAAGTGTTATGTGGGAAACGCTAGCTGAGCAATCGTTTGAAAAAAAGAATTTTTTATACGGCCTGCGTTTTATAAATACGGGCATTCCTGCACCTATTCAAGTGCTCGATTCCGACGCGCGCAGACATGGTGTTCCCTTAAAAAGCAAAGAAGCTGTTTCAAAACTTCCGCCTAAACACAAAACCCCTTTGCAATTAAAATGGACCTATGGGCAGGAGGGGGCTAAAAAATACTCATTAACCGATTCGAGTATTAAATTTCTCGATAGACGCGCAGAAAAACTAGAATTAAAAAACACATTTCCGACTTTTCAAGCCAGTGGAATGACAAATTGTCTCGATATTTATTTAGGGAGTAGAGTGAATGCCAATTATGACAGGGATAAATTCAAAAAAATATATGGTGAATTAAAAAAGTTAAAAAATTATCGGGTGCATAATTTGCGTTTTGTTTTTAATTGCCAATCTCAATTCGGAAAAAATAATTGCCAATATTATACAGAAATGAATATGCATCCAGCGGAAATAGTATATGGCATAAAGCAAGACTATGAACGCAATTATATTGATGGGACGATGCATGGGATCGTAAAAGCAGATGATGAGAAAATACAGCTCGATGGTGAAAATAATTATATTAAAGTGATGTTACCTTGGCAATATAAGGGTTTACCCGTAAAATCAGATTATATTTTAGCCCGCTTTATGAGCCCCTGGGCAAGCCAAAATTATGGAATGTTTGTCACCCCTCGCCATGGTGACGAAGTGGTTGTTTCGTTTGAAGATGGCGATCCCGACCTGCCCGTAGTGCTCGGCTGTCTGTATAACCAAAAGTGCAAATATCCTGTGAGCGCCAAAGAGAATAAACACGTACTCGCCATTTACGATCAACCATCTGAAAATAAGAAAAATAACTTCCTCGTTATGGATCACAAAAAATCCTCCGTCGATATTGCAGCAGCAGAGCATATGCGCATTCGATCGTTTGGAGATCATTTGGCACAATCAAGAAAAACAATGACAATGAAGACTTCTGAAAATATGCTCAGTCATTCTAAAGAACAGATGGAATTTATAACAGAAAAAAATATGTTTTCCTCATCGAAAGAAGAGATGGAATTTATAACGGAAAAGAATATGCTCGCAACTTCTAAGGAACAGATGGAACTCATTACAGAGAAAAATATGTTTGCAAGTTCAAAAATGCAAATGGAATTTATTTCTGAAAAGAGTATTCATATGGATGCTAAGGAACAAATTGAGCACAAAACAGATAAAACTATGAAACTTGATAGTAAGCAAGATATGAGTTTTAAAACAGAGAAAAATATCATGGCACAAGCAGTGGAAAAAATAGTTTTAGAAGCGCAAAAAAAGATTGAAATACATGTTGGAAATTCTATCATTGAAATTGATAGCGCAGGTAAAATAAATATAAAGTGCACGGAATTAAGCGTTGAGAGTGCAGGATTAAAAATGGAATTAGCCTGA
- a CDS encoding MnmC family methyltransferase: protein MDKLKNHEEQIGDYRDKDGFSAHFYKTQDNSWTVSIVSDEIQTELMHSQSGSFSETIYVYLPVVDFVIKNNLDPVFLSIGLGVGYIEIMLFAYLLNKNISDEYLSKLFIFSFEKEEKLIQFFTAFFLDKSLPKSFHACYSSILQLNSEYFSVDKNELKLFIREFILKNNFVINNKFTSETQLTKPASGIFFDAFSANSSPDLWHESYIDNILSQENCASSSAFATYASKSMLKRKLKENHFNLLKKKGFAGKRECVFASRMC from the coding sequence ATGGATAAATTAAAGAACCACGAAGAACAAATTGGTGATTATCGCGATAAGGATGGTTTTTCTGCACATTTTTATAAAACCCAAGACAATTCATGGACTGTTTCAATTGTTTCAGACGAAATCCAGACAGAGTTGATGCACAGTCAAAGTGGATCGTTTTCAGAAACCATTTATGTCTATCTGCCTGTAGTGGATTTTGTCATTAAAAATAATTTAGATCCCGTTTTTTTATCAATTGGACTTGGGGTGGGTTATATTGAAATTATGCTTTTTGCGTATCTTCTAAATAAAAATATTTCAGACGAATATCTTTCAAAATTATTTATTTTTTCATTTGAAAAAGAGGAAAAATTAATTCAGTTTTTTACAGCATTTTTTTTGGACAAGTCCTTACCGAAATCTTTTCATGCCTGCTATTCTTCTATTCTTCAGTTAAACAGTGAGTATTTTTCGGTAGATAAGAATGAATTAAAATTATTTATAAGAGAATTTATTCTCAAAAATAATTTTGTCATAAATAATAAATTCACAAGCGAAACACAATTAACAAAACCAGCCAGCGGTATTTTTTTTGATGCCTTTAGTGCCAATTCCTCTCCCGATCTTTGGCATGAAAGTTATATAGATAATATTCTTTCCCAAGAAAATTGTGCTTCCTCTTCAGCTTTTGCAACCTATGCTTCTAAAAGTATGCTCAAACGAAAACTAAAAGAGAATCATTTTAATCTTTTAAAGAAAAAAGGTTTTGCTGGGAAAAGAGAATGTGTTTTTGCTTCACGTATGTGTTAA